Proteins found in one Armatimonadota bacterium genomic segment:
- a CDS encoding HEAT repeat domain-containing protein, translating into MEPPLRFLPEDIRALAAADDVTGLTRALRFARRRDAIRAAHFALVSLGEKAVEPLVAFMRDDLTERGQRAWWTLMRIGRPAQDPVIECLVSSPIPAARAAATLVLGHVGARSADRHLVRALDDSDDGVKLAATLMLGSRLCSEAVPGLLRILTRGQFDDPYAPHPDQLSLSLPGVEAYGEVLQPEDSGYGDAASQRSTASLESLVVPYERGLADDAEAYLEVMSDAGAAEGFSRDRSRDKVVPVWVSAPWNHWNTDGLRQAAALSLGRIGDSRAVESLARCADDENEPLMLRAYAIDALGVIGDNRGFDVVYDALREEELEDEALYALGRFADMRALVPLARAALSDDSINRICAIGALSSLGDRAALPYLHRLTLDPDTFIVRQALRGLGRLGSQAALETVAAQLTHVDPQVRQEAAAALHWAHRQRAAQKSGSIWDP; encoded by the coding sequence ATGGAGCCTCCTCTGCGCTTCCTGCCTGAAGATATTCGTGCCTTGGCCGCGGCCGACGACGTCACCGGCCTGACGCGCGCGCTTCGTTTCGCGCGGCGGCGGGACGCGATCCGCGCGGCGCACTTCGCCCTCGTGTCTCTGGGTGAGAAAGCCGTGGAGCCTCTCGTCGCCTTCATGCGGGACGATCTCACCGAGCGCGGACAGCGTGCCTGGTGGACGCTGATGCGGATCGGCCGGCCGGCGCAGGATCCGGTCATCGAGTGCCTTGTCTCCAGCCCCATTCCTGCCGCGCGGGCCGCTGCCACCTTGGTCCTGGGGCATGTCGGGGCGCGCTCCGCCGATCGCCATCTGGTGCGCGCGCTGGACGACTCTGACGACGGCGTCAAGCTGGCCGCCACGCTGATGCTCGGGTCGCGTCTCTGCTCGGAGGCAGTGCCGGGTCTGTTGCGCATTCTGACTCGGGGGCAGTTCGATGACCCATACGCGCCTCATCCCGACCAGCTCTCGCTGTCTCTGCCCGGTGTCGAGGCGTACGGGGAGGTCCTGCAGCCCGAGGACAGTGGGTACGGCGACGCTGCTTCGCAGCGCAGCACTGCGTCTCTCGAGTCCCTGGTCGTGCCCTACGAGCGTGGTCTCGCCGACGATGCCGAGGCGTATCTCGAGGTCATGAGCGATGCCGGCGCCGCCGAGGGCTTCTCCAGAGATAGATCGAGAGACAAGGTCGTCCCGGTGTGGGTGAGCGCGCCATGGAACCACTGGAACACGGATGGTCTGCGTCAGGCGGCGGCGCTTTCGCTCGGCCGTATCGGCGACTCGAGGGCTGTCGAGAGTCTCGCCCGCTGCGCCGACGACGAAAACGAGCCGCTCATGCTGCGCGCGTACGCGATCGACGCGCTCGGCGTCATCGGCGACAATCGGGGCTTCGACGTCGTGTACGATGCTCTTCGCGAAGAGGAACTCGAAGACGAAGCCTTGTACGCCCTGGGCAGATTCGCCGATATGCGGGCGCTCGTGCCGCTGGCGCGGGCGGCCTTGTCCGACGACAGCATCAATCGCATCTGTGCGATCGGCGCATTGTCCAGCTTGGGAGATCGCGCCGCGCTGCCCTATCTGCACCGTCTGACCCTGGACCCCGACACGTTCATCGTTCGGCAGGCGCTGCGAGGGCTGGGCAGGCTGGGTTCGCAGGCGGCTCTCGAGACGGTCGCGGCCCAGCTCACGCACGTCGACCCGCAAGTGCGCCAGGAGGCCGCCGCCGCTCTGCACTGGGCGCACCGGCAACGCGCTGCGCAGAAGTCCGGGTCGATCTGGGATCCGTAA
- a CDS encoding carboxypeptidase-like regulatory domain-containing protein, with the protein MGPLRMLLLAAVAVLIVASPAGASPYDITIEKSAAPAESAAAGSGSLGRNSQTPASMRTNDASGAGDIAPRIPQRAVASGTCTVAGIVLDYAGSPVGGTDIELSYRGATGSYTGYTMATTAPDGTFSFSDVPLTSAGRLWTWRSGMEYRRHNLVFGPGTNYYALRPGQVLIQATRSADPSWADWESMWVECYGGKGTADREVVGTSGYAYAMEPSFNYIVVNFWANEAAEGELLNPLPVTAGAISQWPINVDEDVARRIRV; encoded by the coding sequence ATGGGACCGCTTAGAATGCTGCTACTCGCTGCTGTCGCCGTGCTCATCGTCGCGAGCCCTGCCGGGGCCAGCCCATACGACATCACCATCGAGAAGAGCGCGGCGCCCGCTGAAAGCGCTGCCGCCGGCAGCGGCTCCCTCGGGCGCAACAGCCAAACTCCGGCGTCGATGCGGACGAATGACGCGAGCGGCGCCGGCGACATTGCCCCCCGCATCCCCCAGCGCGCCGTCGCAAGCGGCACATGTACGGTGGCTGGCATCGTGCTCGACTACGCCGGTTCCCCGGTGGGCGGCACCGATATCGAGCTGAGCTACCGCGGCGCCACGGGGAGCTACACCGGCTACACCATGGCGACCACCGCACCCGACGGCACATTCAGCTTCAGCGACGTGCCGCTCACCAGCGCCGGCAGACTCTGGACATGGCGCTCGGGCATGGAGTACCGGCGCCACAACCTCGTCTTCGGGCCGGGCACGAACTACTACGCCCTACGCCCTGGGCAGGTCCTGATACAGGCCACGCGCTCCGCCGATCCATCGTGGGCCGACTGGGAGTCCATGTGGGTGGAGTGCTACGGCGGAAAAGGCACCGCCGACCGCGAGGTAGTTGGGACCTCCGGCTACGCCTACGCGATGGAGCCCTCCTTCAACTACATCGTGGTCAACTTCTGGGCCAACGAGGCCGCGGAGGGCGAGCTTCTGAACCCTCTCCCCGTGACCGCGGGCGCTATCTCTCAATGGCCGATCAACGTGGACGAGGACGTTGCCAGGCGCATCCGCGTAAG